One Hordeum vulgare subsp. vulgare chromosome 4H, MorexV3_pseudomolecules_assembly, whole genome shotgun sequence DNA window includes the following coding sequences:
- the LOC123447361 gene encoding oxysterol-binding protein-related protein 1C-like isoform X1: MHPFCCVPPVPVSPASSSAAAAAAASAPPAVAGLPPAMPPPPPPPPQTARCSGSAAGGERRARVVGVGVGVVGGGPCSPPEGVRLNEIVGGGISGVLYKWVNYGRGWRPRWFALSDGVLSYYKIHGPDRIDLSRDTDRGAKVIGEDSHRRLARPSSTSSSASSAAPHSNGHHHHTPRKPLGEIHLKVSTVRESRSDDRRFSIFSGTKRLHLRAETREDRAAWLEALRATKEMFPRMSTSEMVGPGDTAAAAAVSTERLRKLLLQEGVSEAAIADSERIVREEFEALHKQLVLLKQKQALLLDTLRHLETEKVDLENTLVDESQRQSKEYGSASRPRTEKLSEGSASESDDYNEPQDPAEEETDDEENIYFDTTDFLSSSSFKSSGSDFQRSEAGSDYEDDYPMDGIDPSMKSVGINYPYVRRRKKLPDPVEKEKGVSLWSMIKDNIGKDLTKVCLPVYFNEPLSSLQKCFEDLEYSYLIDRAYEWGKRGDSLMRILSVAAFAVSGYASTDGRSCKPFNPLLGETYEADYPDKGLRFFSEKVSHHPMVVACHCEGNGWRFWADSNLKSKFWGRSIQLDPVGVLTLEFDDGEVFQWSKVTTSIYNLILGKLYCDHYGTMRIQGNREYSCKLKFKEQSIIDRNPHQVQGVIQDRSGRTVATLFGKWDESMHYVMGDCFGKGKGSENFSEAHLLWKRSKPPKFPTRYNFTSFAITLNELTPGLKEKLPPTDSRLRPDQRCLENGEYERANAEKLRLEQRQRQARKMQESGWKPRWFAKDKGSDTYRYLGGYWESREKSSWEGCPDIFGQLPNDLMITD, from the exons ATGCACCCATTCTGCTGCGTGCCCCCCGTGCCGGTctcccccgcctcctcctccgccgcggccgcGGCGGCGGCCTCCGCGCCCCCCGCGGTGGCGGGCCTGCCCCCCgcgatgccgccgccgccgccaccgccgccccagaCCGCCCGCTGCAGCGGCTCGGCTGCcggcggcgagcggcgggcgcgcgTGGTTGGTGTTGGCGTCGGCGTTGTTGGCGGGGGCCCGTGCTCGCCGCCGGAGGGGGTGAGGCTGAACGAGATCGTCGGCGGCGGCATCTCCGGGGTCCTCTACAAGTGGGTCAACTACGGCCGCGGGTGGAGGCCGCGCTGGTTCGCGCTCAGCGACGGCGTGCTCTCCTACTACAAGATCCACGGGCCCGACCGCATCGACCTCTCCCGCGACACCGACCGCGGCGCCAAGGTCATCGGCGAGGActcccaccgccgcctcgcgcGCCCCTCGTCCACCtcgtcctccgcctcctccgccgccccccACTCCAacggccaccaccaccacacgCCCCGCAAGCCGCTCGGCGAAATCCACCTCAAG GTGTCGACCGTCAGAGAGAGCAGATCGGACGACAGGCGGTTCTCCATCTTCTCGGGGACCAAGAGGCTGCACCTGCGGGCCGAGACGAGGGAGGACAGGGCCGCGTGGCTGGAGGCGCTGCGTGCCACAAAGGAGATGTTCCCGAGGATGTCCACGAGCGAGATGGTTGGGCCGGGGGACACCGCGGCGGCCGCGGCCGTCTCCACCGAGCGCCTGAGGAAGCTGCTGCTGCAGGAAGGGGTCAGCGAGGCCGCCATTGCTGATAGCGAGAGGATCGTGCGGGAAGAGTTCGAGGCGCTGCACAAGCAGCTCGTGCTTCTCAAGCAGAAGCAGGCGCTACTCCTTGACACGCTCCGCCATCTCGAG ACAGAAAAGGTTGATTTGGAGAATACCCTCGTTGATGAGAGCCAAAGACAGTCGAAAGAGTATGGATCTGCTTCCAGACCAAGGACTGAGAAGCTTAGTG AAGGAAGTGCTAGCGAATCTGATGATTACAATGAACCACAAGATCCTGCTGAAGAGGAGACTGACGATGAAGAGAACATATATTTTGATACAACTGATTTCCTTTCATCTAGTTCTTTTAAAAGCAGTGGATCTGATTTCCAAAGATCTGAAGCTGGTTCAGATTATGAGGATGACTACCCGATGGATGGAATTGATCCTTCTatgaagtctgttggaattaattATCCTTATGTGAGAAGGCGTAAGAAGCTGCCAGATCCAGTTGAGAAAGAGAAGGGTGTAAGTTTGTGGTCAATGATCAAGGACAATATAGGAAAGGATCTTACCAAAGTCTGTCTGCCTGTTTACTTCAATGAACCTCTTTCATCATTACAAAAATGTTTCGAGGATCTTGAGTATTCCTACCTTATTGATCGTGCATATGAATGGGGCAAAAGG GGGGATAGTCTGATGAGGATTCTAAGCGTTGCAGCATTTGCTGTTTCTGGTTATGCCTCTACGGATGGAAGGAGTTGTAAGCCCTTCAACCCCCTTCTTGGGGAGACCTATGAAGCAGATTATCCAGACAAAGGTCTTCGTTTTTTCTCAGAAAAG GTCAGTCATCATCCAATGGTTGTTGCATGCCACTGTGAGGGAAATGGCTGGAGATTTTGGGCAGATAGCAACCTAAAGAGCAAGTTCTGGGGGCGCTCCATTCAACTTGATCCTGTTGGTGTGTTAACACTGGAGTTTGATGATGGCGAAGTTTTCCAGTGGAGCAAG GTGACCACTTCCATTTACAATCTCATATTGGGTAAACTGTATTGTGATCACTATGGTACTATGCGCATTCAAGGTAATCGTGAATATTCATGTAAGCTGAAGTTCAAGGAGCAGTCAATTATTGATCGCAACCCTCATCAG GTCCAAGGTGTTATTCAGGACCGAAGTGGTCGAACTGTTGCTACACTCTTTGGTAAATGGGATGAAAGCATGCACTACGTTATGGGTGATTGCTTTGGAAAAGGCAAGGGATCTGAGAATTTTTCAGAGGCCCATTTGTTGTGGAAAAGGAGTAAACCACCAAAGTTTCCCACTCGATACAATTTCACTAGCTTTGCGATCACATTAAATGAGCTTACCCCTGGATTGAAG GAAAAACTGCCACCCACAGACTCAAGATTGCGACCGGACCAGAGGTGCCTAGAGAATGGTGAATATGAAAGAGCAAATGCTGAGAAGTTGAGGCTTGAGCAAAGACAACGGCAG GCACGAAAGATGCAGGAGAGTGGGTGGAAACCTCGGTGGTTTGCGAAGGATAAAGGTAGCGACACATACCGCTACCTCGGTGGTTACTGGGAATCCAGAGAAAAGAGC
- the LOC123447361 gene encoding oxysterol-binding protein-related protein 1C-like isoform X2, protein MHPFCCVPPVPVSPASSSAAAAAAASAPPAVAGLPPAMPPPPPPPPQTARCSGSAAGGERRARVVGVGVGVVGGGPCSPPEGVRLNEIVGGGISGVLYKWVNYGRGWRPRWFALSDGVLSYYKIHGPDRIDLSRDTDRGAKVIGEDSHRRLARPSSTSSSASSAAPHSNGHHHHTPRKPLGEIHLKVSTVRESRSDDRRFSIFSGTKRLHLRAETREDRAAWLEALRATKEMFPRMSTSEMVGPGDTAAAAAVSTERLRKLLLQEGVSEAAIADSERIVREEFEALHKQLVLLKQKQALLLDTLRHLETEKVDLENTLVDESQRQSKEYGSASRPRTEKLSEGSASESDDYNEPQDPAEEETDDEENIYFDTTDFLSSSSFKSSGSDFQRSEAGSDYEDDYPMDGIDPSMKSVGINYPYVRRRKKLPDPVEKEKGVSLWSMIKDNIGKDLTKVCLPVYFNEPLSSLQKCFEDLEYSYLIDRAYEWGKRGDSLMRILSVAAFAVSGYASTDGRSCKPFNPLLGETYEADYPDKGLRFFSEKVSHHPMVVACHCEGNGWRFWADSNLKSKFWGRSIQLDPVGVLTLEFDDGEVFQWSKVTTSIYNLILGKLYCDHYGTMRIQGNREYSCKLKFKEQSIIDRNPHQLY, encoded by the exons ATGCACCCATTCTGCTGCGTGCCCCCCGTGCCGGTctcccccgcctcctcctccgccgcggccgcGGCGGCGGCCTCCGCGCCCCCCGCGGTGGCGGGCCTGCCCCCCgcgatgccgccgccgccgccaccgccgccccagaCCGCCCGCTGCAGCGGCTCGGCTGCcggcggcgagcggcgggcgcgcgTGGTTGGTGTTGGCGTCGGCGTTGTTGGCGGGGGCCCGTGCTCGCCGCCGGAGGGGGTGAGGCTGAACGAGATCGTCGGCGGCGGCATCTCCGGGGTCCTCTACAAGTGGGTCAACTACGGCCGCGGGTGGAGGCCGCGCTGGTTCGCGCTCAGCGACGGCGTGCTCTCCTACTACAAGATCCACGGGCCCGACCGCATCGACCTCTCCCGCGACACCGACCGCGGCGCCAAGGTCATCGGCGAGGActcccaccgccgcctcgcgcGCCCCTCGTCCACCtcgtcctccgcctcctccgccgccccccACTCCAacggccaccaccaccacacgCCCCGCAAGCCGCTCGGCGAAATCCACCTCAAG GTGTCGACCGTCAGAGAGAGCAGATCGGACGACAGGCGGTTCTCCATCTTCTCGGGGACCAAGAGGCTGCACCTGCGGGCCGAGACGAGGGAGGACAGGGCCGCGTGGCTGGAGGCGCTGCGTGCCACAAAGGAGATGTTCCCGAGGATGTCCACGAGCGAGATGGTTGGGCCGGGGGACACCGCGGCGGCCGCGGCCGTCTCCACCGAGCGCCTGAGGAAGCTGCTGCTGCAGGAAGGGGTCAGCGAGGCCGCCATTGCTGATAGCGAGAGGATCGTGCGGGAAGAGTTCGAGGCGCTGCACAAGCAGCTCGTGCTTCTCAAGCAGAAGCAGGCGCTACTCCTTGACACGCTCCGCCATCTCGAG ACAGAAAAGGTTGATTTGGAGAATACCCTCGTTGATGAGAGCCAAAGACAGTCGAAAGAGTATGGATCTGCTTCCAGACCAAGGACTGAGAAGCTTAGTG AAGGAAGTGCTAGCGAATCTGATGATTACAATGAACCACAAGATCCTGCTGAAGAGGAGACTGACGATGAAGAGAACATATATTTTGATACAACTGATTTCCTTTCATCTAGTTCTTTTAAAAGCAGTGGATCTGATTTCCAAAGATCTGAAGCTGGTTCAGATTATGAGGATGACTACCCGATGGATGGAATTGATCCTTCTatgaagtctgttggaattaattATCCTTATGTGAGAAGGCGTAAGAAGCTGCCAGATCCAGTTGAGAAAGAGAAGGGTGTAAGTTTGTGGTCAATGATCAAGGACAATATAGGAAAGGATCTTACCAAAGTCTGTCTGCCTGTTTACTTCAATGAACCTCTTTCATCATTACAAAAATGTTTCGAGGATCTTGAGTATTCCTACCTTATTGATCGTGCATATGAATGGGGCAAAAGG GGGGATAGTCTGATGAGGATTCTAAGCGTTGCAGCATTTGCTGTTTCTGGTTATGCCTCTACGGATGGAAGGAGTTGTAAGCCCTTCAACCCCCTTCTTGGGGAGACCTATGAAGCAGATTATCCAGACAAAGGTCTTCGTTTTTTCTCAGAAAAG GTCAGTCATCATCCAATGGTTGTTGCATGCCACTGTGAGGGAAATGGCTGGAGATTTTGGGCAGATAGCAACCTAAAGAGCAAGTTCTGGGGGCGCTCCATTCAACTTGATCCTGTTGGTGTGTTAACACTGGAGTTTGATGATGGCGAAGTTTTCCAGTGGAGCAAG GTGACCACTTCCATTTACAATCTCATATTGGGTAAACTGTATTGTGATCACTATGGTACTATGCGCATTCAAGGTAATCGTGAATATTCATGTAAGCTGAAGTTCAAGGAGCAGTCAATTATTGATCGCAACCCTCATCAG CTGTACTGA